A section of the Flavobacterium ardleyense genome encodes:
- a CDS encoding ComF family protein, which translates to MWKNAANLFFPEFCAGCNEALATGERVICTSCRHHLPMTNHHELDKNELWQKFYGRLDIQFVGAQFYFHKKGIVQQLIHNLKYRGNQDIGEAIGNWYGSLLVNHMALQDLDEIIPTPLHKRRLRERGYNQVTTFGKSLSQKLEIPYNDSLLFRSQYSSSQTFKNLLERSMSTKPMFYVQNPQKHHNKHFLLIDDVITTGATLEACGRALMQIENAKLSIVCMAMSH; encoded by the coding sequence ATGTGGAAAAACGCAGCCAATTTGTTCTTTCCGGAGTTTTGTGCAGGATGTAATGAGGCTTTGGCAACTGGCGAACGAGTAATTTGTACTTCTTGCCGGCACCATCTCCCTATGACCAATCATCACGAATTAGATAAAAATGAGTTGTGGCAAAAATTCTACGGTAGATTGGACATTCAGTTTGTGGGAGCTCAGTTTTATTTTCATAAAAAGGGAATTGTTCAGCAACTTATTCACAATCTAAAATATCGAGGAAATCAAGATATTGGCGAAGCAATTGGTAATTGGTACGGATCTTTACTTGTCAATCATATGGCATTACAAGATCTTGACGAAATTATTCCCACGCCTTTACATAAAAGGAGATTGAGAGAAAGAGGTTATAATCAGGTGACGACTTTTGGGAAATCGCTTTCGCAAAAATTAGAAATTCCCTATAATGATTCTCTCCTTTTCCGAAGCCAATATAGTTCTTCTCAAACTTTCAAAAATCTTCTGGAAAGATCGATGTCCACCAAACCGATGTTTTATGTGCAAAATCCTCAAAAGCATCATAATAAACATTTCCTGTTGATTGACGATGTAATTACAACTGGAGCAACACTTGAAGCTTGCGGTCGGGCTTTGATGCAAATAGAGAATGCAAAATTAAGTATCGTTTGTATGGCGATGTCGCATTAA
- the fic gene encoding protein adenylyltransferase Fic, with amino-acid sequence MMKNIDKKSLENAYRLFESDDINKIEIGTTKGLNQIHFYLFKGLYDFAGEVRTKNISKGGFRFANSLYLNEILVKIEQMPENTFEEIVAKYVEMNIAHPFMEGNGRTMRIWLDMILKTKLKKVVNWQYVDKSLYLQAMERSPINDLELRTLLNSNLTEDINNREVIFKGIEQSYYYEGYQKEDDD; translated from the coding sequence ATGATGAAAAACATTGACAAAAAGAGTTTAGAAAATGCTTATCGCTTATTTGAATCAGATGATATTAACAAAATTGAAATTGGAACTACTAAAGGCTTAAATCAAATACATTTTTATTTATTTAAAGGATTATATGATTTTGCGGGTGAAGTACGTACTAAGAACATCTCAAAAGGTGGATTTAGATTTGCAAATTCTTTATACTTAAATGAAATTTTAGTCAAAATTGAGCAAATGCCCGAAAATACTTTTGAAGAAATAGTTGCCAAATATGTAGAAATGAATATTGCTCATCCTTTTATGGAAGGTAACGGCAGAACAATGAGAATTTGGTTAGATATGATTCTGAAAACTAAACTTAAAAAAGTAGTCAATTGGCAATATGTGGATAAATCTCTTTATTTACAAGCAATGGAAAGAAGTCCAATTAACGACTTGGAATTAAGAACTTTATTAAATAGTAACTTAACCGAAGACATAAATAATAGAGAAGTTATTTTTAAAGGAATTGAACAATCTTACTATTATGAAGGCTATCAGAAAGAAGATGATGATTAA
- a CDS encoding response regulator, whose protein sequence is MQEMNILIVDDHPFIIEGYKNAINSYPAEGINFKITAAKDCKSGYDAIMNAVDTPFSVALLDFSMPAYIEKNIATGEDLALLIRKEMPNCKIALLTMHTELLKISAIVEDLKPNALIIKNDLTFDELLIAFAAVMNDEFYYSTTVKATVKAVKEDYSLEIDSFDKQILFHLSKGTSELEIPRYVPLLLEAIQQRICNLSELLGSTPNDHQSLVLAARSRKLV, encoded by the coding sequence ATGCAAGAAATGAACATTCTGATTGTCGACGATCATCCATTTATTATCGAAGGATATAAAAATGCTATTAATTCATATCCGGCTGAGGGAATTAATTTTAAAATTACTGCGGCTAAGGATTGTAAGTCGGGATATGATGCAATTATGAATGCCGTTGATACTCCGTTTTCTGTAGCGTTATTGGATTTTAGTATGCCTGCTTATATTGAAAAAAACATTGCAACTGGCGAAGATTTAGCTTTGTTAATCCGAAAGGAAATGCCCAATTGCAAAATTGCACTTCTCACCATGCATACAGAGTTGCTTAAAATCAGTGCAATTGTAGAGGATTTGAAACCTAACGCACTTATAATAAAAAATGACTTAACATTTGACGAACTATTAATTGCATTTGCGGCAGTAATGAATGATGAGTTTTATTACAGCACTACGGTTAAAGCAACCGTAAAGGCTGTAAAAGAAGATTATTCACTGGAAATAGATTCCTTTGATAAGCAGATTTTATTTCACTTAAGCAAAGGAACATCAGAATTGGAAATTCCGCGGTATGTTCCTTTGTTATTAGAAGCAATTCAACAAAGAATATGCAATTTAAGTGAGCTATTAGGAAGCACTCCAAATGACCATCAGTCACTAGTTTTAGCAGCAAGGAGTAGGAAATTGGTTTAA
- a CDS encoding T9SS type A sorting domain-containing protein, whose translation MKYTFLYLAILVSIGVHSQNSSTPLLGTPWYLTSIEENNITHNIPPYNGFAQWLFQISPTEIGGIPSADNLSGEYCFAFNGPIIVENNSFTFIDSQFAVTLNMCDWLTDVELNLMNKQVAFYQNNLQDSFQFQINNLGEDSELVITNVSGNKAYYNNIPTEEYLSNEKFALESEIIVYPNPANEKLFISMQDNIQVQSIKAYSFDMKEIGVVNGKTIDVSAFSTGIYIIAIEFNGQKVYKKFVVN comes from the coding sequence ATGAAATACACATTTTTATATCTAGCAATTTTAGTGTCCATAGGTGTACATTCTCAAAATAGTTCTACACCACTACTTGGAACTCCGTGGTATCTAACCAGCATTGAAGAAAATAATATCACCCATAATATTCCGCCGTATAATGGATTTGCACAGTGGTTATTTCAAATTTCACCCACAGAGATTGGAGGAATTCCGTCCGCTGATAATCTATCTGGAGAATATTGTTTTGCGTTTAATGGTCCCATTATTGTAGAAAATAATTCTTTTACTTTCATCGATAGTCAATTTGCTGTAACATTAAATATGTGTGATTGGTTAACTGATGTTGAACTGAATTTAATGAACAAACAAGTTGCATTTTATCAAAATAATCTTCAAGATTCGTTTCAATTTCAGATCAACAATTTAGGGGAAGATAGCGAACTTGTCATTACCAATGTATCGGGCAATAAAGCTTATTACAACAATATTCCAACGGAGGAATATCTTTCGAATGAAAAGTTTGCACTAGAAAGTGAGATTATAGTTTATCCCAATCCTGCAAATGAAAAACTATTTATCTCTATGCAAGATAATATCCAAGTACAATCAATTAAAGCCTATAGTTTTGACATGAAAGAAATTGGCGTTGTAAATGGTAAAACAATTGATGTTTCGGCGTTTTCCACCGGTATCTATATTATAGCTATAGAATTTAATGGCCAAAAAGTTTACAAAAAATTTGTAGTGAATTAG
- a CDS encoding glycine--tRNA ligase produces MAKQEDIFKGVISHAKEYGYIFPSSEIYDGLSAVYDYAQNGVELKKNIREFWWKSMVQMHDNIVGLDSSILMHPTTWKASGHVDAFNDPLIDNKDSKRRYRADVLIEDYAEKLHQKAEKEIEKARIRFGEFFNEEEFVTTNPRVMEYKSKQKQIIERMAHSLETENLADVKALIEELEIACPESGSKNWTDVRQFNLMFGTKLGASAEGAMDLYLRPETAQGIFVNFLNVQKSGRMKIPFGIAQTGKAFRNEIVARQFIFRMREFEQMEMQFFVRPGEEMEHYNYWKEARLNWHLTLGLGKENYRFHDHEKLAHYANAATDIEFNFPFGFKELEGIHSRTDFDLKAHEKFSGKKLQYFDTEQNQSYTPYVVETSVGLDRLFLAVFSKSLKEETLEDGSTRTVLALPTVLAPIKVAVLPLIKRDGLPEIAHKIIADLKLDFNVVYDEKDAVGRRYRRQDALGTPFCVTVDHQTIEDNTVTIRHRDSMKQDRVAISDLYKIVNEEVSMTNWLKKLIK; encoded by the coding sequence ATGGCAAAACAAGAGGACATTTTTAAGGGTGTGATTTCGCACGCAAAGGAGTACGGATATATTTTTCCGTCAAGCGAAATCTATGATGGTTTAAGCGCAGTGTATGATTATGCACAAAATGGCGTTGAACTAAAGAAAAATATTAGAGAATTTTGGTGGAAGTCAATGGTTCAGATGCACGACAATATTGTAGGGCTTGACTCTTCAATTTTGATGCATCCAACTACTTGGAAAGCTTCGGGCCATGTGGATGCATTTAACGATCCGCTTATCGATAATAAAGATTCGAAAAGAAGATACCGCGCTGATGTCTTGATTGAAGATTATGCTGAAAAATTGCATCAGAAAGCTGAAAAAGAAATTGAAAAAGCACGTATTCGTTTTGGCGAATTCTTTAATGAAGAAGAATTTGTGACTACAAATCCACGTGTTATGGAATATAAATCAAAGCAAAAGCAAATTATAGAACGCATGGCTCATTCGCTTGAGACAGAAAATCTAGCCGATGTAAAAGCTTTGATTGAAGAATTGGAAATTGCTTGTCCAGAATCTGGTTCAAAAAATTGGACTGACGTAAGACAATTCAATCTGATGTTTGGTACTAAGCTCGGAGCATCTGCAGAAGGCGCAATGGATTTATACCTAAGACCAGAAACGGCACAAGGGATTTTCGTAAACTTTCTAAACGTTCAGAAATCAGGTCGTATGAAGATTCCTTTCGGAATTGCTCAAACTGGAAAAGCTTTTAGAAATGAAATTGTTGCAAGACAATTCATTTTTAGAATGCGTGAGTTTGAACAAATGGAAATGCAATTTTTTGTACGTCCAGGCGAAGAAATGGAACACTATAACTATTGGAAAGAAGCTAGACTTAACTGGCACTTAACTTTAGGACTAGGAAAAGAAAATTACCGTTTCCACGATCACGAGAAATTGGCGCATTACGCAAATGCAGCCACAGATATCGAATTTAATTTCCCATTTGGATTTAAAGAATTGGAAGGAATTCACTCAAGAACTGACTTTGACCTAAAAGCGCACGAAAAATTCTCTGGTAAAAAATTACAATATTTTGATACAGAGCAAAATCAAAGTTATACTCCTTATGTAGTAGAAACTTCGGTAGGATTGGATAGATTATTCTTGGCAGTTTTTTCTAAATCATTAAAAGAAGAAACTTTAGAGGATGGCTCAACTAGAACAGTTTTGGCATTGCCAACTGTACTTGCTCCAATAAAAGTAGCGGTATTGCCTCTAATTAAAAGAGATGGACTTCCAGAAATCGCTCATAAAATTATTGCTGACTTGAAACTTGATTTCAATGTAGTGTATGATGAAAAGGATGCTGTAGGAAGACGTTACAGAAGGCAAGATGCTTTGGGAACTCCTTTCTGCGTTACTGTAGATCATCAGACAATAGAAGATAATACAGTTACAATTCGACATAGAGATTCTATGAAGCAAGATAGAGTTGCAATTTCTGATCTTTACAAAATTGTAAACGAGGAAGTTTCGATGACAAATTGGTTGAAGAAATTGATTAAATAG
- the thiL gene encoding thiamine-phosphate kinase, with product MIEDKNPQKTSISQLGEFALIDHLTKNFSINHESTIKGIGDDAAILDFKDKKIVISTDLLIEGVHFDLAYMPLKHLGYKAVVVNLSDICAMNAKPTQITVSIAVSNRFPLEALDDLFAGINHAAKEYNVDVIGGDTTSSQKGLIISITAIGEVDLDEVVYRSTAQDTDLLVVTGDIGAAYMGLQVLEREKQVFLVNPNSQPDLDAYSYLIERQLKPEARKDVRLLLHALEVKPTSMIDISDGLSSEIMHLCKQSQVGCNLYEDKLPLDPQFINVCEEFDLDSTTVAINGGEDYELLFTISINDFEKIKGNPNFTIIGHMTQESEGIHLVTRANTKIQLKSRGWDAIAED from the coding sequence ATGATTGAAGATAAAAATCCGCAGAAGACAAGTATTTCACAATTGGGAGAATTTGCACTTATAGATCACCTGACAAAAAACTTTTCGATTAACCATGAATCCACGATAAAGGGAATTGGTGATGATGCTGCAATTTTAGATTTTAAAGATAAAAAAATAGTGATCTCAACCGATCTTTTGATAGAGGGAGTTCATTTTGATTTGGCTTATATGCCACTGAAGCATTTGGGCTATAAAGCAGTTGTAGTCAATCTTTCTGATATTTGTGCTATGAACGCCAAACCAACTCAAATAACGGTTTCGATTGCGGTTTCAAATAGATTTCCATTAGAAGCGTTGGACGATTTGTTTGCAGGAATTAATCATGCCGCCAAGGAATACAATGTTGATGTTATTGGTGGTGACACCACCTCATCTCAAAAAGGATTAATCATTAGCATTACCGCAATTGGTGAGGTTGATTTAGATGAAGTCGTTTATCGAAGCACCGCTCAAGACACAGATTTGTTGGTTGTTACAGGTGATATTGGAGCAGCTTATATGGGACTTCAAGTTTTGGAAAGAGAGAAACAAGTTTTTCTGGTAAATCCAAATTCACAACCTGATCTTGACGCGTATTCTTATCTAATTGAGCGTCAGCTAAAACCTGAAGCTCGCAAAGATGTTCGTTTATTATTACACGCCCTTGAAGTAAAACCTACTTCGATGATTGATATTTCTGACGGTTTATCTTCAGAAATAATGCATTTGTGCAAGCAATCACAAGTGGGTTGTAATCTTTATGAAGACAAATTGCCCTTAGATCCTCAGTTTATAAATGTATGTGAGGAATTTGATCTTGACTCTACAACTGTTGCAATAAATGGCGGTGAAGATTACGAATTACTTTTTACAATTTCGATTAATGATTTCGAAAAAATAAAAGGAAATCCAAATTTTACAATCATTGGTCATATGACTCAGGAAAGTGAAGGAATTCATCTTGTAACTCGAGCAAACACGAAGATTCAACTCAAATCTCGAGGCTGGGATGCAATTGCAGAAGACTAA